The genomic segment ttaacctatgcaaaaaaaaaaaaaatcgaggatTTGCTTTTGCCGTTTCTTTTGTTGAATCGTCAGGAAAACAGCACGCTCCCTTATCTATCTCAATACTCTCAAAACTCGTTGAACAAAAATTTCGTTGGCGGCCCATTCTAATGTTTTATTAAACAGTTTGACTGCTTCCTTGAATTTTGTAGTTCTTATAAAATTGCGAGATTATCAACAGAAGTGAATAAATTTTACAgaattcttgaaaacagttgcatattttcgtatacttatcgattattcagccataaaatcggatttatttGGGGTTGTAAAAATAAACCCTGCAAAAATGGGATTTACttttgtatggtaaaacctgcaaaagaacacaggatttagcacttaaattGCGTAAAGGCTATAGATTCAGTTTTGTGGCCAatgtaaatgcacttttatCTAGAGATCTGTATATATAATAGCtgtcgacgatcaagaatatatgtacatatgtataatatatataccgatttggaccgtacttgtcacagttgttggaagtcataacagagcactatgtgtaaaacttcagccaaatcggacaaaaattgtgggttccatgggctcaagaagtcaaatcgggagattcgtttatatgggagctgtatctaaatctgaaccgctatggcccatttgctatcctcaaagacctacatcaatataaagtatctgtgcaaaaatttcaagcggttcgaccgctatcgtgatttcgacagacggatggacggacatgggtagttcgaatcagaattccgagacgatcaagaatatatgtacactagctgacccggtcccgctgcgctgcgccttcttttactttttatggaacaaaagtttccttggaatatttattttcgacagttaaagattttttagtaaaataccatgcaaacttgactaacagtttaacaatataagtgcctttatctgaatcccacatgatctttattggtctatgaatttaagtttggatgtaaggtgtactccattcttaaaatacaatacttcatttcagcccgatattctcatgatgtctgatttagtggtgttttcgggggagaggtggtcccccagatatttggccctaaaaaatatcagcatcgtgctcttctattaaataccatttatttaaaccccatattgccattggcataagaggagtttacaggatgaggcgtctccaAACACacggccccaaaataggttatcaaattcgtttcctaatctcaaatacctttcggttGAGCcagatattggcatggtcgaacattttttttataccctccaccataacatggggggtatactaatttcgtcattctgtttgtaactactcgaaatattcgtctgagaccccataaagtatatatattcttgatcgtcgtgacattttatgtcgatctagccatgtccgtccgtccgtccgtctgtctgtcgaaagcacgctaacttccgaaggagtaaagctagccgcttgaaattttgcacaaatacttcttattagtgtaggtcggttggtattgtaaatgggtcatatcggtccatgttttgatatagctgccatataaaccgatcttgggtcttgacttcttgagcctctagagttcgcaattcttatccgatcagaatgaaattttgcacgacgtgttttgttatgatatccaacaactgtgccaagtatggttaaaatcggtttataacctgatatagctgccatataaaccgatcttgggtcttgacttcttgagcctctagagagcgcaattcttatccgattggaatgaaattttgaaagatgtgttttgttacgatatccaacaactgtgccaagtatggttcaaatcggcccataaactgatatagctgtcatataaacagatctggggacttgacttcttgagcttctagagggcgcaattcctatccgatttggctgaaatttcgcaagacgttttttattgttactttcaacaactgtgtcaaataaagtacaagtcggttcataacctgatatagctgccatataaaccgatctgggatcttgacttcttgagcttttagaggtcgcaattattatccgatttgcctgaaattttgtacgacggattctttcatgaccatcaacatacgtgtttattatggtctgaatcggtccatagcccgatacaactcccatataaatcgatctctctattttactttttgagctcacaaagagcgcaattcttattcgaattggctgacattttacacaggtctccaggtctcgctctaatagcagagcaaatcttttcttatatcctttttttgcctaagaagagatgccgggaaaagaactcgacaaatgcgatacatggtggagggtatataagattcggcccggccgaacttagcacgcttttacttgtttaaatacgCCCagttcggtctagatttgaatatagcttccatatagaccgatctctcaatttaaagtcttggccccataaaaggcgcaattataatccgatttcgctgaaatttgacactgtgacttatattaggctgtTCGACATCAGTGTAGTATATGCTTCATATAGgtatttatttggatatagctaccaaaaagataaatattttgttctacaaaattgaacaatgactttacttgttagaccactcaatgtgtgtgccgaatttggtccaaatcggaccatatttcgatatagctgctatggggccatAAATTATGCGTTTTCACAGGATTATGACGAATAtagtttacatatgtacccaaggtggttggtatccaaacacctttttataccctccaccataagatggggggtatactaatttcgtcattctgattgtaactactcgaaatattcgtctgagaccccataaagtatatatattcttgatcgtcgtgaaattttatgtcgatctagccatgtccgtccgtctgtccgtccgtccgtccgtctgtctgtcgaaagcacgctaacttccgaaggagtaaagctagccgcttgaaattttgcacaaatacttcttattagtataggtcggttggtattgtaaatgggccatatcggtccatgttttgatatagctgccatataaaccgatcttgggtcttgacttcttgagcctctagagtgcgcaattcttatccgattggaatgaaattttgcaagacgtgttttgttatgatatccaattactgtgccaaatattgttcaaatcggtccataacctgatatagctgccatataaaccgatctggggtcttgacttcttgagcctctagagtgcgcaattcttatccgattggaatgaaattttgcacgacgtgctttgttacgatatccaacaactgtgccaagtatggttcaaatcggtccataaccttatatagctgtcatataaaccgatcttgggtcttgacttcttgagcctctagagggcgcaattcttatccaatttgaatgaatttttgcacgtagtattttgttatgatatccaacaactgtgccaaatatggtttaaatcggttcataacctgatatatttgtcatataaacagatctggggacttgacttcttgagcttctagagggctcaatttttatccgatttggctgaaatttcgcaagacgttttttattgttactttcaacaactgtgtcaaataaagtacaagtcggttcataacctgttatagctgccatataaaccgatctgggatcttgatttcttgagtctctagaggtcgcaattattatccgatttgcctgaaattttgtacgacggattctttcatgaccatcaacatacgtgtttattatggtctcaatcggtccatagcccgatacagctcctatataaatcgatcactctattttactttttgagctcacaaagagcgcaattcttattcgaattgactgacattttacacaggtctccaggtctcgctctaatagcagagcaaatcttttcttatatcctttttataccctccaccataagatggggggtatactaatttcgtcattctgattgtaactactcgaaatattcgtcagagaccccataaagtatatatattcttgatcgtcgtgaaattttatgtcgatctagccatgtccgtccgtctgtccgtccgtctgtccgtccgtctgtccgtccgtccgtccgtccgtccgtccgtctgtctgtcgaaagcacgctaacttccgaaggagtaaagctagctgcttgaaattttgcacaaatacttcttattagtgtaggtcggttgatattgtaaatgggctatatcggtccatgttttgatatagctgccatataaaccgatcttgggtcttgacttcttgagcctctagagcgcgcaattcttatccgattgggatgaaattttgcacgacgtgttttgttatgatatccaacaactgtgccaagtatggttcaaatcggttcataacctgctatagctgccatataaaccgatcttgggtcttgatttcttcagcctctagagtgcgcaattcttatccgattggaatgaaattttgcacgacgtgttttgttatgatatccaacaactgtgccaaatattgttcaaatcggtccataacctgatatagctgccatataaaccgatctggggtcttgacttcttcaggctctagagtgcgcaattcttatccgattggaatgaaattttgcacgacgtatttcgttacgatatccaacaactgtgccaagtatggttcaaatcggtccataaccttatatagctgtcatataaaccgatcttgggtcttgacttcttgagcatctagagcgcgcaattcttaaccaatttgaatgaattttggcacgtagcattttgttttgatatccaacaactgtgccaaatatggttcaaatcggttcataacctgatatatttgtcatataaacagatctggggacttgacttcttgagcttctagagggctcaatttctatccgatttggctgaaatttcgcgagacgttttttataccctccaccataagatgggggtatattaatttcgtcattctgattgtaactactcgaaatattcgtcagagaccccataaagtatatatattcttgatcgtcgtgaaattttatgtcgatctagccatgtccgtccgtctgtccgtccgtccgtccgtctgtctgtcgaaagcacgctaacttccgaaggagtaaagctagccgcttgaaattttgcacaaatacttcttattagtgtaggtcggttggtattgtaaatgggctatatcggtccatgtttgatatatctgccatataaaccgatcgtgggtcttgacttcttgagcctctagagtgcgcagttcttatccgattgggatgaaattttgcacgacgtgttttgttatgatatccaacaactgtgccaagtatgttttaaatcggttaataacctgatatagctgccatttaaaccgatctggggtcttgacttcttgagcctctagagtgcgcaattcttatccgattggaataaaattttgcacgacgtatttcgttacgatatccaacaactgtgccaagtatggttcaaatcggtccataatctgatatagctgtcatataaaccgatcttgggtcttgacttcttgagcctctagagggcgcaattcttatccaatttgaatgaattttggcacgtagtattttgttttgatatccaacaactgtgccaaatatggttcaaatcggttcataacctgatatagctgtcatataaacagatctggggacttgacttcttgagcttctagagggctcaatttctatccgatttggctgaaatttcgcaagacgttttttattgttactttcaacaactatgtcaaataaagtacaagtcggttcataacctgatatagctgccatataaaccgatctgggatcttgacttcttgagcctctagaggtcgcaattattatccgatttgcctgaaattttatacgacggattctctcatgaccattaacatacctgtttataatggtctaaatcggtcaataggtcgatacagctcccatataaatcgatctctctattttactttttgagcccacaaagggcgcaattcttattcgaattggctgacattttacacaggtttccaacatataatttaattgtggtccaaaccggaccatatcttgatatcgctctaatagcagagcaaatcttttcttatatccttttttttgcctaagaagaaatgccgggaaaagaactcgacaaatgcgatccatggtggagggtatataagattcggcccggccgaacttagcacgcttttacttgtttttgcctaagaagagatgccgggagaagaactcgacaaatgcgatccatggtggagggtatataagattcggcccggccaaacttagcacgcttttacttgttactttttataccctccaccataggatggggggtatactaatttcgtcattctgtttgtaactactcgaaatattcgtctgagaccccataaagtatatatattctagatcgtcgtgacattttatgtcgatctagccatgtccgtccgtctgtccatccatccgtccgtctgtccgtccgtccgtctgtctgtcgaaagcacgctaacttccgaaggagtgaagctagctgcttgaaattttgcacaaatacttgttattagtgtaggtcggttggtattgtaaatgggccatatcggtccatgttttgatatagctgccatataaaccgatcgtgggtcttgacttcttgagcctctagagttcgcaattcttatccgattggaatgaaattttgcacgacgtgttttgttatgatatccaacaattgtggtaagtatggtttaaatcggttcataatctgatatagctgtcatataaaccgatcttggttcttgacttctagagcctctaaagggcgcaattcttatccgatttgaatgaattttggcactgcgtgttttgttatgatatccaacaactgtgccaagtatggtttaaatcggttcataacctgatatagctgccatataaaccgatcttgggtcttgacttcttgagcctctagagttcgcaattcttatccgattggaatgaaattttggcacgacgtgttttgttatgatatccaacaactgtgccaagtatggttcaattcggttaataacctgatatagctgccatataaaccgatctgtgatcttgacttcttgagcctctagaggtcgcaattattatacgatttgcctgaaattttgtacgacggattctctcatgaccatcaacatacgtgtttattatggtctgaatcggtctatagcccgatacagctcccatataaatcgatctctctattttacttcttgagcctccaaagggcgcaattcttattcgaattggctgacattttacacaggtctccaacatataatttaattgtggtccaaagcggaccatatcttgatatcgctttaatagcagagcaaatctgttcttatatcctgttttccctaataagagatgccgggaaaagaactcgacaaatgcgatccatggtggagggtatataagattcggcccggccgaacttagcacgcttttacttgtttttttttggttttacatatttgtaatcttctcgctaatatctttcatttgatacccattcaGCCCCATTCTTTAGTGGTGGTTAAGAAATATAGCAAATTTTAAAGTGCCCCGACTCtagagtcggagtcgagcaatttgccTGGAGTCAGAGTCGAGTCAAAATTGCCCGACTGCGCATTCCTGGTTATGACCATCAGAaatcgtgccaaatatggtcttaataggtttataatttaaatttttgcctaaTGTGGTaagaatttggtatgtagaaatttttagcagTCGTGGGTTTCCAATTTTCAAGCAGACCAAGTTTGCTGCATagtacacatttttataccctccaccataagatggggggtatactaatttcgtcattctgtttgtaactactcgaaatattcgtctgagaccccataaagtatatatattcttgatcttcgtgacattttatgtcgatctagccatgtccgtccgtctgtccgtccgtccgtccgtctgtctgtcgaaagcacgctaacttccgaaggagtataggtagccgcttgaaattttgcacaagtacttcttattagtgtaggtcggttggtattgtaaatgggccatatcggtcaatgttttgatatagctgccatataaaccgatcttgggtcttgacttcttgagcctctagagtgcgcaattcttatccgattggaatgaaattttgcacgacgtgttttgttatgatatccaacaactgtgccaagtatagttcaaatcggttcataacctgatatagctgccatataaaccgatcttgggtcttgacttcttgagcctctagcgtgcgcaattcttatccgattggaatgaaattttgcacgacgtgttttgttacaatatccaacaactgtgccaagtatggttcaaatcggcccataacctgatatagctgccatataaaccgatcttgggtcttgacttcttgagcctctagagggcgcaattcttatccgaatggaatggaatttcgcacgacgtgttttgttatgatacccaacaactgtgccttgtatggtttaaatcggtccataacctgatatagctgccatataaaccgatcttgggtattgacttcttgagcctctagagtgcgcaattcttatctgatttgaatgaatttttgcacgaagtatttcattatgatatccaacaactgtgccaagtatggttgaaattggtccataacctgatatagctgtcatataaacagatctggggatttgacttcttgagcttctagagggcgcaattcctatccgatttggctgaaattttgcatgacgtattttatttttactttcaacaactgtatcaaataaggttcaaatcggtttataacctgatatagctgccatataaaccgatctgggatcttgacttcttgagcctctagagatcgcaattattatccgatttgcctgaaattttgtacgacggatcctctcatgaccatcaacaaacgtgtttattatggtctgaatcggtctatagcccgatacagatcccataaaaatcgttctctctattttacttcgtgagccccaatgggcgcaattcttatacgaattggctgaaattttacacaggtctccaacatataattaaattgtggtccgaaccggaccatatcttgatatcgttttaatagcagagcaactcttttcttatatccttttttgcctaagaagagatgccgggaaaataactcgacaaatgcgatccatggtggagggtatataagattcggcccggccgaacttagcacgcttttatttgtttatgttcatatgtacatacatatattgctTATACAGTTATTTCAAAATGAAcataatttttgttcgatttcaaGAAAGCCTTATGAATATTAGCATTAATGGCAACATCAATAATATTGGTACTGCTAAAATAGTCTAGCGTCACAACATTGGCCGTCTTGCCCCAGGGACCGCGTAGCCAATTGGATACTTTGCTGTTGATGTGTAATGCACGCTCTTTGGCTGTTTGTAACTTTTCCATGTTCtgtaaattaatttgaaaagcATTTCGATAGATTATTCAAACAATTAGATACAAtgtgaaaatcaaagaaaacaTACCAAAGATTGTTCCATACTTTTGATGGCATTAAATGTCCAGCCTTCATCTTGTACTGGTGATGATTTCTTTTTGCTAAAAAGAAGCCGCATATAATCCAAAGCCTGCGAGGTGTTCATGAAACCGGTAGAGAAACGTTTCCAAGGCTGGCATAATATTGGAGATTCTATAAGGAAAAGAGTATTAGAGTGTTCAGTTGTAGTATTTGAGTCACAAtcgcattttttttctttttttgataaaaagaccCCTCATGCAATCCAATGTTTGGCAGGTTGCGTTAATAAAATGAATATGGGTCGAAACTATGCAATGTGTCAACAAGGTTAGATAAGGTTATTGCTTTGTATTgttcaaacatttttgttgcttATCATACCATTTGCCGGATGCGGCAACTCGTCCAATGGATAAAGGATTATGATTGTTCTATTGGTATTGACAATGTCATCAATGGTTAAATTATAACAAGGCACCGTTGAATCATTATGTTGGTACGCCAACGAGCCTAGTTCACGGTTGATCATTGAGTACAGTTCCATATGCACTTCCGGACGTTTATAAAACCCTAAAAAAGGGTATACACACAACTCACATTTATGTTTTATTAAGAAGGATCTAGGTACAATAAAATACTCACCAATAGGAAATGAGCTAAAGTCTAATATAACTACCTCACCGGAAAgggcaacaaattttcgaacatCCTTTAAAATAAAACGCAATTGATTGATGAACATATTTTCGTTGACAATCCAAAATTTTTCGGGATTGAGAGGATCACTGGAACTGCTTGCCTTATAAACCCTAGGTAAAGAAAaagtaaatgtaaaaaaaaaaattatgtaaaaatgCTCTTTTAAAGTCTAGCATTTAGTGACATTTACCCTATGCTAAGATCCAAATATCTTATACCAAAAACCAATTGCGAccaaacatcaaaatattgtgaaatggcatgttctttaatgaaaatcgACTTGGTAGCACCATAATTTGTAAGATAGGCTCCAGAAGCATGGGTTCCTGCAATATATACAATAGAAACAAATTAAAAGGGTGTTAAGTTGGACTGGACCGAGCTTGAAATTTGCTTAGATAtttcatattgatgtaggtccttgaggatggcaaatgggccatatcggatcagatttgtatatagctcccacatatataatGGTCCTTCGagttgacttattgagcccctagaagccgcaatcgttatccgatttggctgacattttacacgaaGTGCTCTGtgtaattgtgccaagtatcgtttaaatcggtctataacctgatatagctcccatataaaacgttctctccatttgacttcttgaacacctTAAAGCAccaattgttacccgattcgGCTGAATTTTTGCCAGTAGTGGTATGTAAAGTCCAAATCTGTATGTCgataatcggatatagctcccatataaacaaaatatctcccgattagtcttctaagcccccaaaaagtttaaatttttacctaatttggcagaaatttggtacatataaTACGCATGGCTCAATTGTGGTCTACGCGGATGCTAAGACATAAATGTTGGCATTGAAATATTctcctattaagtatatatattcttaatcgtggtaaaaatctaagacgatctagccatgtccgttcgtctgtctgttgaaatcacactacagtctttaaaaatagagatattgagctgaaactttgcacaaattctttttttgtctataggcaggttaagttcgaaaatgggctatatcggactatatcttgatatagcccccatatagaccgatctgccgatttaagatcttagggccataaaagccaatgctattattcgatttcgtcaaaaatttgggacagtgagttgtgttaagtccttcgacatactttttatagcctccaccataggatgggggtatactaaattcatcattccgtttattcttgatcgtcatgatattttaaattgattaagctgtgtccgtccgtctgtgtgtcgaaagcaagctaactttccaaggagttaagctaggcgatctatgggtcttgacttcttgagactataGAGCagataattcttatccgatttggcttaaattttgcacataccgtTGAGGAATGACtgaattcaacaactgtgccaagttcggtataaatcagtccataacctgatatagctgccatataaactgatctcccgattggacttattgagcttctagagggcgcaattcttatccaatttggttaaaatttagcatgtgtcgttttggtatgacttccaacaactgttttaaatatggtctaaatcttttgataaccagatatagttgtcatataaaccgatctcccaatgtgATATTCtgaggcgcaatttttactcaatttgtttgtaatttttaaGGTGGTATTTTTCGGTATCTTCTAACAgccctccatggtggagggtaataagattcggccctaccgaactaagcacgctttgacatgtttaatttggcccagatcggtccagatttggatgtagcccccatatagaccgatctgccgtttaaggtcttaggccagtaaaagccacatttattatccgattttgttgaaatttgggacatacatctcgcacttattgtccgatttcgtcaaaaGTTGGGACAtctagttgtgttagaccactcgaaatacttcttcaatttggtccagatcggtccagatttgaatataactgccatatagaccgatctctcgatttaaggtcttggacccataaaaggcacatttattgttcga from the Stomoxys calcitrans chromosome 1, idStoCalc2.1, whole genome shotgun sequence genome contains:
- the LOC106087092 gene encoding uncharacterized protein LOC106087092, which translates into the protein MFWKIVRFFLQFSFIGELIISTVAQACPIYLTIGLDGKIYQESALQLNWASDCYVRPEWYGIYTEEPSSILLDPYIRIQNVSDGIHRLAIKQKVGKLKFPLGWNRNDNTENVPHYKKMKCLDYYVASFRGNELLSVECLKIYPNWMRSHEGMGRMQLKNLFIPGTHASGAYLTNYGATKSIFIKEHAISQYFDVWSQLVFGIRYLDLSIGVYKASSSSDPLNPEKFWIVNENMFINQLRFILKDVRKFVALSGEVVILDFSSFPIGFYKRPEVHMELYSMINRELGSLAYQHNDSTVPCYNLTIDDIVNTNRTIIILYPLDELPHPANESPILCQPWKRFSTGFMNTSQALDYMRLLFSKKKSSPVQDEGWTFNAIKSMEQSLNMEKLQTAKERALHINSKVSNWLRGPWGKTANVVTLDYFSSTNIIDVAINANIHKAFLKSNKNYVHFEITV